In one window of Drosophila innubila isolate TH190305 chromosome 2L unlocalized genomic scaffold, UK_Dinn_1.0 4_B_2L, whole genome shotgun sequence DNA:
- the LOC117781501 gene encoding LOW QUALITY PROTEIN: FAD-dependent oxidoreductase domain-containing protein 1 (The sequence of the model RefSeq protein was modified relative to this genomic sequence to represent the inferred CDS: inserted 1 base in 1 codon): MLRCGHVRRLLQVPLQRVYSTGANPSGDNESGRGGKGRDVEDQHPIRRTFRLLGNDMRKIKEFFVPQELKYGNDLESTKTQSKFQFRGNKAEIDEFQTHCDVLIIGGGGVGSSIAYWLKEKAREGLNVVVVEKDETYSKSGVQVSTGGLCPQFSLPENIQMSLFGAEFMRNAGEHFGEDIPLGYTPHGHLVLANAADAETLQQTSQLQNELGARNELLTAERLSARXPWLNTQDIALGCLGLEREGWFDPWALLTNFRRAARGYGAHFVHGEVIDFKYQSQSDIIVTGDSEASEGSYQSLDKVVVKMPDGSKRTIKFALCVIAAGIESGNVARLAQIGHGAGMLRVPLPIDARQRHMYVLHTEEPSAPGLTMPMIVDTSGTFLRRDGLGGDYVCGHNAEETTGDLTYFESTIRPSLIRRIPSLATASVVQSSSGLYNYNVYDENGILGAHPYYHNLYIASGFSGQGIQQTPAVGRAISELIMDGQFRTLDLSRLSFDRLIVDKPMYEFNALN, from the exons atgctgCGCTGCGGACATGTGAGGCGTTTGCTGCAGGTGCCACTACAACGTGTGTATTCAACTGGTGCTAATCCAAGCGGTGATAATGAAAGTGGAAGAGGGGGAAAAGGGAGAGACGTTGAGGACCAACATCCCATAAGGCGAACGTTTCGCTTGCTTGGCAATGATATGCGTAAAATTAAAGAGTTCTTCGTGCCACAGGAACTGAAATATGGCAACGATTTGGAGTCTACAAAAACACAGAGCAAATTTCAATTCCGAGGAAACAAAGCTGAAATTGATGAGTTCCAGACGCACTGTGATGTACTCATCATTGGAGGCGGCGGCGTTGGCAGTTCCATAGCCTACTGGCTGAAGGAGAAGGCGCGCGAAGGACTGAACGTGGTGGTGGTGGAAAAGGACGAAACG TATTCAAAATCCGGCGTACAGGTGTCGACGGGCGGACTGTGCCCGCAGTTCTCGCTGCCGGAGAACATACAGATGTCGCTGTTTGGCGCCGAATTCATGCGCAATGCCGGCGAACATTTTGGTGAGGATATTCCACTTGGTTACACGCCTCACGGACACCTGGTGCTCGCCAACGCGGCGGATGCGGAGACACTGCAGCAGACATCGCAGTTGCAAAATGAATTGGGAGCACGCAATGAGCTGCTCACGGCGGAAAGACTGTCAGCAA TTCCCTGGCTCAATACCCAGGACATTGCTCTGGGATGCCTTGGCCTGGAGCGGGAAGGTTGGTTCGATCCCTGGGCGCTACTCACGAACTTTAGACGCGCCGCCCGCGGCTACGGAGCACACTTTGTGCATGGCGAAGTCATTGATTTTAAGTACCAGAGTCAGTCGGATATCATTGTGACTGGCGACTCCGAAGCCAGCGAGGGCAGTTACCAAAGTCTCGACAAAGTCGTTGTCAAAATGCCAGATGGATCAAAGCGTACCATTAAGTTTGCACTGTGCGTCATTGCAGCGGGCATCGAATCTGGGAATGTGGCTCGTTTGGCCCAGATTGGTCATGGTGCGGGAATGCTGCGTGTTCCGCTGCCGATAGATGCTCGCCAGCGTCACATGTATGTGCTGCACACAGAGGAGCCGAGTGCGCCGGGATTAACAATGCCCATGATTGTGGACACATCCGGCACATTCCTGCGGAGGGATGGCCTAGGTGGTGACTATGTGTGTGGTCACAATGCAGAGGAAACGACTGGAgatttaacatattttgaaTCCACTATACGACCAAGTCTCATCAGACGGATTCCCTCATTGGCAACTGCCAGCGTTGTGCAAAGTTCCTCCGGCTTGTACAATTACAATGTATACGACGAGAATGGAATTCTCGGAGCACATCCGTACTATCATAATCTGTACATTGCAAGCGGATTCAGTGGACAGGGGATTCAACAGACTCCGGCAGTGGGACGTGCCATATCCGAGCTCATTATGGACGGACAGTTCCGCACATTGGACTTGTCCCGCCTGAGCTTCGATAGATTAATTGTGGACAAACCAATGTATGAGTTTAACgctctaaattaa
- the LOC117779677 gene encoding LOW QUALITY PROTEIN: FMRFamide receptor-like (The sequence of the model RefSeq protein was modified relative to this genomic sequence to represent the inferred CDS: substituted 1 base at 1 genomic stop codon), producing the protein MNKSDSSPISNDHLHFQQLIYAYALHYQLADSLNNSLSNCADFIYFNWTKTYEEYDHDLDIIKFWVYGVLLNIIGVIGVLGNVISMIILSRPQMRSSFHFLLLGLALCDTIFITSAILVLGIPSIYPYTGHLFWYYNYVYPFIYPIMIPIVMTAQTASIYIILMLTVERYVSVCHPLXVRALCTYRRAKISFTVCVCFAFFYNIPRFWETHTVTYQVPNTTIVLHCVRPSTMRMDLTYVKIYINWCYLIVNYIIPFLMMVILNWLIYRQVKRANRERQRLSRSKTLENRLTTMLLGAVLYLLLNFLTFVLNICEAFYIVIDYKVLPVSNLFVVVNNSVNFLIYIIFGEKFRRIFLLFFSKDATRRRQRSFRIIR; encoded by the coding sequence atgaataaaagcgACAGCTCACCGATCAGTAACGATCATTTGCACTTCCAACAGTTGATATACGCTTATGCATTGCATTATCAACTTGCGGACTCCTTAAACAACAGCTTGAGTAACTGTGctgatttcatttattttaattggacGAAGACGTATGAGGAATACGATCATGACTTGGATATCATCAAGTTTTGGGTATACGGCGTCTTACTGAATATAATTGGCGTCATCGGGGTTCTGGGCAACGTCATATCCATGATTATACTCTCCCGCCCGCAAATGAgatcaagttttcactttttgctTTTGGGCTTGGCACTCTGCgacacaatttttattacttcTGCCATCCTGGTGCTTGGCATACCTTCGATATACCCGTATACGGGTCACTTATTCTGGTATTATAACTATGTGTATCCGTTCATTTATCCTATAATGATTCCCATAGTCATGACTGCCCAGACGGCGAGTAtctacattattttaatgttgacTGTGGAACGCTATGTGTCGGTCTGTCATCCGCTTTGAGTACGTGCTCTCTGCACCTATAGGCGGGCCAAGATCTCTTTTACTGTCTGTGTCTGCTTTGCCTTCTTCTACAATATTCCACGATTTTGGGAGACTCATACGGTGACGTATCAAGTGCCCAACACGACAATTGTTCTACATTGTGTGAGGCCGTCGACAATGAGAATGGATCTAACGTACGTTAAAATCTATATAAACTGGTGCTATCTGATTGTGAACTATATAATACCCTTTCTCATGATGGTCATACTTAATTGGCTGATCTACAGGCAGGTGAAGCGGGCAAATCGGGAACGACAACGCTTGTCGAGATCGAAAACACTAGAAAATAGATTGACAACGATGCTGTTGGGTGCAGTTCTATACTTACTGTTAAACTTTTTGACTTTCGTGTTGAACATCTGTGAGGCATTCTACATTGTGATCGATTATAAGGTGCTACCGGTGTCCAATCTTTTCGTCGTTGTGAACAACAGCGTCAACTTTCTAATTTACATCATCTTTGGCGAAAAGTTTAGGCGCATctttttactctttttttcAAAAGACGCGACACGACGTCGACAGAGAAGCTTCCGAATAATACGCTAA